Proteins from a genomic interval of Rosa chinensis cultivar Old Blush chromosome 2, RchiOBHm-V2, whole genome shotgun sequence:
- the LOC112189269 gene encoding probable pectinesterase 53, protein MPTLFQSIFYATLLLLVLNSTQTLCHTRGIRPGNSAGKVHLAKNMTRAQFSEQQFMKWVKFVGRLKHSVYKNAKNKLFPSYTLNVAKNPSRGDFTKIQDAIDSLPFINLVRVVIKVHAGVYKEKVNIPPLKSFITMEGAGADKTIVQWGDTAQTPSGPKKQPMGTYNSATFAVNSPYFIARNITFKNTTPVPAPGAIGKQAVAFRISGDTAAFLGCRFLGAQDTLYDHLGRHYYKDCYIEGSVDFIFGNGLSLFEGCHVHAIATSTGALTAQGRSSLLEETGFSFVNCKVTGSGALYLGRAWGPFSRVVFAYTYMDNIITPKGWYNWGDPNREMTVFYGQYKCTGPGAQYAGRVSWSRELTDEEAKPFISLTFIDGSEWLKF, encoded by the exons ATGCCAACATTATTCCAAAGCATTTTCTATgctactcttcttcttcttgtcctaAACTCAACACAGACCTTATGTCACACCAGGGGAATTCGGCCGGGAAACTCCGCCGGAAAAGTACACCTGGCCAAGAACATGACCCGAGCCCAATTCTCGGAGCAACAATTCATGAAGTGGGTCAAGTTTGTTGGGAGACTCAAACACTCGGTTTATAAGAACGCGAAGAACAAGCTCTTCCCCTCTTACACACTCAATGTGGCTAAGAACCCTTCACGGGGAGACTTTACGAAAATTCAGGACGCCATTGATTCTCTTCCGTTCATCAATCTCGTCAGAGTCGTCATCAAGGTCCATGCAGGTGTCTACAA GGAAAAGGTGAATATACCGCCATTGAAATCGTTTATAACCATGGAAGGAGCAGGGGCGGACAAGACAATAGTTCAATGGGGAGACACAGCTCAAACACCTTCAGGTCCAAAAAAACAACCGATGGGGACTTACAATTCTGCAACTTTTGCTGTGAATTCACCTTATTTCATTGCCAGGAACATTACTTTCAAG AACACCACGCCGGTACCGGCTCCAGGAGCAATCGGAAAGCAGGCAGTGGCGTTTAGAATATCGGGAGACACAGCAGCCTTCTTAGGGTGTAGATTTTTGGGAGCACAGGACACATTGTACGACCATTTGGGAAGGCATTATTACAAAGATTGTTACATTGAAGGTTCTGTTGATTTCATCTTCGGAAATGGTCTCTCTCTGTTTGAG GGATGTCACGTGCATGCAATAGCAACAAGCACAGGGGCATTAACGGCGCAAGGGAGGAGCAGTTTACTGGAGGAGACGGGGTTCTCGTTTGTCAACTGTAAGGTCACGGGTTCAGGAGCTCTCTATCTTGGAAGGGCTTGGGGACCTTTTTCTAGGGTAGTCTTTGCCTACACTTATATGGACAACATTATCACACCCAAAGGCTGGTACAACTGGGGTGACCCTAATCGTGAAAT GACTGTGTTTTATGGGCAATACAAGTGCACAGGACCTGGGGCTCAGTATGCAGGGAGGGTGTCGTGGTCTAGGGAACTCACTGATGAGGAAGCAAAGCCTTTTATTTCCCTTACCTTCATAGATGGGTCTGAGTGGCTCAAATTCTGA
- the LOC112189968 gene encoding probable glutamate carboxypeptidase LAMP1 isoform X1, producing MIIKTATAAFLAILTSFTFLLFSPTPKSSYHSLFISDSLSSNTSISRHLHTLTRRPHVAGTPANAAAAAYVLSIFTSSNLLSRITPYHVALTYPISRSLSLTPSPSSPPITFDLQQETYPGDPYADVAAEVLPTFHAFAKSGDVTGHVVYVNYGRVEDYETLKKMGVNVSGTIVLARYGEIYRGSIVQIAYEQGAVGTLVYTDRKDYGGGGGGRWFPEEKWLPPSGVQVGTVYNGIGDPTTPGWASSEECERLSDEEVEKGGDLTLIPSLPISGADGETILRAIGGQVANDDWQGSGDAPTYRVGPGPGVVHLSYAGKQVIEQIENVIGVIEGEEEPDRFVILGNHRDAWTFGAVDPNSGTAALLEIAQRLGKLQEKGWKPRRTIILCNWDAEEYGLIGSTEWVEENRDMLASRAIAYLNVDSAVYAPGFWASATPQLDELLKQATQQVKDPDNSSQTLYQAWIGSSSSPTIGRLGSGESDFAAFVQYIGIPSADMAFGKGYPVYHSMYDDFVWMEKFGDPFFHRHVAVASLWGLIALWLADAEFVPFDYTSYALELQKYMKDLEVEISDKNINLTPLFKSIEELKKAATIINNQRREIEQNEGWPSIWKKDHFKVRELNDRLMMAERAFTDQDGLFGRSWYKHLIYGPSRNDDYGSKSLPGVDEAIEKAKRLNTAESWKFVQHEVWRVARVVRRAAKVINGDLT from the exons ATGATCATCAAAACAGCCACCGCGGCTTTCCTAGCCATACTCACCTCCTTCACCTTCCTCCTCTTTTCTCCGACCCCAAAATCCTCCTACCACTCCCTCTTCATCTCCGACTCCCTCTCCTCCAACACCTCGATCTCCCGCCACCTCCACACCCTCACGCGCCGCCCCCACGTCGCCGGAACCCCCGCCaacgccgccgccgccgcctacGTCCTCTCCATCTTCACCTCCTCCAATCTCCTATCCCGCATCACCCCCTACCACGTGGCCCTCACTTACCCCATCTCCCGCTCCCTAAGCCTAACCCCTTCACCTTCATCACCACCCATCACTTTCGACCTCCAACAAGAAACCTACCCCGGCGACCCTTACGCTGACGTGGCAGCCGAGGTCCTCCCCACTTTCCACGCTTTTGCCAAGTCCGGGGATGTCACCGGTCACGTGGTTTACGTCAACTACGGGAGGGTAGAGGACTATGAGACACTGAAGAAAATGGGAGTCAACGTTTCTGGTACAATCGTGTTGGCTAG GTATGGGGAGATTTATAGAGGGAGCATAGTGCAGATTGCTTATGAGCAAGGGGCGGTTGGCACTTTGGTGTATACCGATAGGAAGGACTACGGCGGAGGAGGCGGAGGGAGGTGGTTTCCGGAGGAGAAGTGGCTGCCGCCGAGTGGGGTACAGGTGGGGACGGTTTACAATGGGATAGGGGACCCGACTACGCCGGGGTGGGCGAGTAGTGAAGAGTGTGAGAGGCTTTCTGATGAGGAAGTGGAGAAGGGTGGGGATTTGACTTTGATACCTTCACTGCCTATTTCTGGTGCTGATGGTGAGACTATTTTGAGGGCCATTGGAGGACAGGTGGCGAATGATGATTGGCAGGGGAGTGGGGATGCCCCAACTTATAGGGTTGGTCCAGGGCCTGGGGTTGTACATCTTAGTTACGCT GGGAAGCAAGTTATAGAACAGATTGAGAATGTGATTGGTGTCATAGAAGGTGAAGAAGAACCTGATAG ATTTGTCATTCTAGGTAATCACCGGGATGCATGGACATTTGGAGCTGTTGACCCAAATAGTGGCACTGCAGCACTGCTAGAG ATTGCTCAAAGATTGGGGAAGTTGCAGGAAAAAGGGTGGAAACCTCGACGCACAATAATCTTGTGCAATTGGGATGCTGAAGAATATGGCCTG ATAGGATCAACTGAATGGGTAGAAGAAAACAGAGACATGCTAGCTTCGAGGGCTATTGCTTACTTGAATGTTGACAGTGCAGTATATGCGCCAGGATTCTGGGCCTCTGCCACTCCACAGCTTGATGAACTTCTTAAGCAAGCTACTCAACAG gtCAAAGATCCTGATAACTCATCACAAACTCTCTACCAAGCATGGATTGGTTCCAGCAGTTCTCCTACA ATTGGCAGGTTGGGAAGTGGAGAATCTGATTTTGCAGCTTTTGTTCAATATATTGGAATTCCGtcagctgacatggcattcggTAAAG GATACCCAGTATACCATTCCATGTATGATGACTTTGTATGGATGGAAAAATTTGGTGATCCTTTCTTTCATAGGCATGTTGCAG TGGCAAGTTTATGGGGTTTGATAGCTCTTTGGCTAGCAGATGCAGAGTTTGTGCCTTTTGATTATACATCCTATGCGCTGGAGCTACAG AAATACATGAAGGATTTGGAAGTCGAGATCTCAGATAAGAACATAAACCTAACTCCTCTGTTCAAGTCCATTGAGGAGCTCAAAAAAGCAGCCACAATAATCAACAACCAGAGAAGG GAAATAGAACAAAACGAAGGTTGGCCTTCAATATGGAAGAAAGATCATTTCAAGGTGAGAGAGCTCAATGACAGACTAATGATGGCAGAGCGTGCGTTTACAGATCAAGATGGTCTATTCGGAAGGTCATGGTATAAGCATTTG ATTTATGGGCCCTCAAGGAATGATGATTACGGATCTAAATCGTTACCCGGCGTAGATGAAGCCATTGAAAAGGCAAAGAGACTGAATACAGCAGAGTCATGGAAATTTGTACAACATGAAGTTTGGAGGGTCGCTAGAGTTGTGAGACGTGCTGCAAAAGTCATCAATGGTGATCTAACATGA
- the LOC112189968 gene encoding probable glutamate carboxypeptidase LAMP1 isoform X2 — MIIKTATAAFLAILTSFTFLLFSPTPKSSYHSLFISDSLSSNTSISRHLHTLTRRPHVAGTPANAAAAAYVLSIFTSSNLLSRITPYHVALTYPISRSLSLTPSPSSPPITFDLQQETYPGDPYADVAAEVLPTFHAFAKSGDVTGHVVYVNYGRVEDYETLKKMGVNVSGTIVLARYGEIYRGSIVQIAYEQGAVGTLVYTDRKDYGGGGGGRWFPEEKWLPPSGVQVGTVYNGIGDPTTPGWASSEECERLSDEEVEKGGDLTLIPSLPISGADGETILRAIGGQVANDDWQGSGDAPTYRVGPGPGVVHLSYAGKQVIEQIENVIGVIEGEEEPDRFVILGNHRDAWTFGAVDPNSGTAALLEIAQRLGKLQEKGWKPRRTIILCNWDAEEYGLVSLSPSVTISILYAPGFWASATPQLDELLKQATQQVKDPDNSSQTLYQAWIGSSSSPTIGRLGSGESDFAAFVQYIGIPSADMAFGKGYPVYHSMYDDFVWMEKFGDPFFHRHVAVASLWGLIALWLADAEFVPFDYTSYALELQKYMKDLEVEISDKNINLTPLFKSIEELKKAATIINNQRREIEQNEGWPSIWKKDHFKVRELNDRLMMAERAFTDQDGLFGRSWYKHLIYGPSRNDDYGSKSLPGVDEAIEKAKRLNTAESWKFVQHEVWRVARVVRRAAKVINGDLT, encoded by the exons ATGATCATCAAAACAGCCACCGCGGCTTTCCTAGCCATACTCACCTCCTTCACCTTCCTCCTCTTTTCTCCGACCCCAAAATCCTCCTACCACTCCCTCTTCATCTCCGACTCCCTCTCCTCCAACACCTCGATCTCCCGCCACCTCCACACCCTCACGCGCCGCCCCCACGTCGCCGGAACCCCCGCCaacgccgccgccgccgcctacGTCCTCTCCATCTTCACCTCCTCCAATCTCCTATCCCGCATCACCCCCTACCACGTGGCCCTCACTTACCCCATCTCCCGCTCCCTAAGCCTAACCCCTTCACCTTCATCACCACCCATCACTTTCGACCTCCAACAAGAAACCTACCCCGGCGACCCTTACGCTGACGTGGCAGCCGAGGTCCTCCCCACTTTCCACGCTTTTGCCAAGTCCGGGGATGTCACCGGTCACGTGGTTTACGTCAACTACGGGAGGGTAGAGGACTATGAGACACTGAAGAAAATGGGAGTCAACGTTTCTGGTACAATCGTGTTGGCTAG GTATGGGGAGATTTATAGAGGGAGCATAGTGCAGATTGCTTATGAGCAAGGGGCGGTTGGCACTTTGGTGTATACCGATAGGAAGGACTACGGCGGAGGAGGCGGAGGGAGGTGGTTTCCGGAGGAGAAGTGGCTGCCGCCGAGTGGGGTACAGGTGGGGACGGTTTACAATGGGATAGGGGACCCGACTACGCCGGGGTGGGCGAGTAGTGAAGAGTGTGAGAGGCTTTCTGATGAGGAAGTGGAGAAGGGTGGGGATTTGACTTTGATACCTTCACTGCCTATTTCTGGTGCTGATGGTGAGACTATTTTGAGGGCCATTGGAGGACAGGTGGCGAATGATGATTGGCAGGGGAGTGGGGATGCCCCAACTTATAGGGTTGGTCCAGGGCCTGGGGTTGTACATCTTAGTTACGCT GGGAAGCAAGTTATAGAACAGATTGAGAATGTGATTGGTGTCATAGAAGGTGAAGAAGAACCTGATAG ATTTGTCATTCTAGGTAATCACCGGGATGCATGGACATTTGGAGCTGTTGACCCAAATAGTGGCACTGCAGCACTGCTAGAG ATTGCTCAAAGATTGGGGAAGTTGCAGGAAAAAGGGTGGAAACCTCGACGCACAATAATCTTGTGCAATTGGGATGCTGAAGAATATGGCCTGGTCTCCCTTTCTCCCTCTGTCACTATTTCTATTT TATATGCGCCAGGATTCTGGGCCTCTGCCACTCCACAGCTTGATGAACTTCTTAAGCAAGCTACTCAACAG gtCAAAGATCCTGATAACTCATCACAAACTCTCTACCAAGCATGGATTGGTTCCAGCAGTTCTCCTACA ATTGGCAGGTTGGGAAGTGGAGAATCTGATTTTGCAGCTTTTGTTCAATATATTGGAATTCCGtcagctgacatggcattcggTAAAG GATACCCAGTATACCATTCCATGTATGATGACTTTGTATGGATGGAAAAATTTGGTGATCCTTTCTTTCATAGGCATGTTGCAG TGGCAAGTTTATGGGGTTTGATAGCTCTTTGGCTAGCAGATGCAGAGTTTGTGCCTTTTGATTATACATCCTATGCGCTGGAGCTACAG AAATACATGAAGGATTTGGAAGTCGAGATCTCAGATAAGAACATAAACCTAACTCCTCTGTTCAAGTCCATTGAGGAGCTCAAAAAAGCAGCCACAATAATCAACAACCAGAGAAGG GAAATAGAACAAAACGAAGGTTGGCCTTCAATATGGAAGAAAGATCATTTCAAGGTGAGAGAGCTCAATGACAGACTAATGATGGCAGAGCGTGCGTTTACAGATCAAGATGGTCTATTCGGAAGGTCATGGTATAAGCATTTG ATTTATGGGCCCTCAAGGAATGATGATTACGGATCTAAATCGTTACCCGGCGTAGATGAAGCCATTGAAAAGGCAAAGAGACTGAATACAGCAGAGTCATGGAAATTTGTACAACATGAAGTTTGGAGGGTCGCTAGAGTTGTGAGACGTGCTGCAAAAGTCATCAATGGTGATCTAACATGA